Below is a window of Variovorax sp. TBS-050B DNA.
GGACCACGACTTCCGCGGCTACATCCATCTGAAGACCATTCCCGACGCGAGCGACGAGCTGATCGCGCGCGCCGGCCGCTACGCCGACCGGCTCAGCATCAACGTCGAGATGCCCACCAGCGCCGGCCTGCAGGCGCTCGCGCCCGAGAAGGACGAGAGCGCGATCCGGCGCTCGATGGCGCGGCTGCGGCTGGCGATCGACCACACGCGCGAGGAGGCGCGCCGCGTGGTGCCGATCCGCGCGCTGCCCGGCGCCACGCCCGCGCCGGCCAGGCCGCCGCCCTTCGCGCCCGCGGGCCAGAGCACGCAGATGATCGTGGGCGCCGATGCCACCGACGACCGCGGCATCCTCGCGACCAGCGCCACGCTCTACGGCGCCTACCGGCTGCGCCGCGTCTACTACTCGGCCTTCAGCCCCATTCCCGACGCCGCGCGCGCGCTGCCGCTCGCCGCGCCGCCACTGCTGCGCGAGCACCGGCTCTACCAGGCCGACTGGCTGATGCGCTTCTACGGCTTCGGCCACGAGGAGATCGTGGCCGCGCCCGACGGGCTGCTGCGGCTCGACGTCGATCCCAAGATGGCCTGGGCGCTCGCGCATGCCGAGCGCTTTCCGGTCGACCTGAACCATGCGCCGCGCGAGATGCTGCTGCGCGTGCCGGGCCTGGGCGTGAAGGCGGTCGAGCGGCTGCTGCAGGCGCGCCGCGTGCGGCGGGTGCGTGCCGACGACCTGCGCCGGCTGCATGTGCCCGCGCGCAAGGTGCTGCCCTTCGTGGTGGCCGACGGGCACCGGCCCGCGGCCTCGGCCATGGCGCAGGCGGCGGCCGCCGCCGCGCCCGCGGCACGGCCGGCGCAGGCCGCGCTGTTCTGAAGGGGCGCGGCATGCGCGTGCGGCTCGGCGACCCGGTCGACCTCGATGCCTTCCGCCGTCATGCGCGGCAACTGCTCGCGCGCGGCGTGCCGCCCGGCGAGGTCGAATGGATCGAGGCCGGCGCGGACGGCCTGTTCGGCGAGGCGGCCTGCGGCGCCGAAACCGCAGCCCCCGCGGCGGCCGGCGCGCGGCAGCCGTCCGTGCCCGCGTCCTTCCTCGCGCTGTGCGCCGACGTGATCCTGCACCGCGAGGCGCAGCGCTTCGACCTGCTCTACCGCCTGCTGTGGCGCCTCGCGCACGAGCCCGCGCTGCGCCACGATCCGCTCGATGCCGAGATGCTGCGCGCGCGCCGCATGGCCAAGGCGGTGCACCACGACATCCACAAGATGCGCGCCTTCGTGCGCTTCACGCGCGTGGTCGATGCGGACGGCCTCGAGCGCCACGTGGCCTGGTTCGAGCCCGCGCACCGCATCGTCGAGGCCAATGCGCCCTTCTTCGCGCGCCGCTTCGCGCAGATGCGCTGGGCCATCCTCACGCCCGGGCGTTGTGTCGAATGGGACGGCCGCGCGCTGGCCTTCCGCGAGGGCGCCGACCGCGCCGAGCGCCCGCCGCCCGATGCCGGCGAGCGGCTCTGGCTCACCTACTACGAGCACATCTTCAATCCCGCGCGGCTCAAGATCGCGATGATGCGGCGCGAGATGCCGCGGCGCTACTGGCACAACCTGCCCGAGGCCGCGCTGATCCAGCCGCTGGCCGAGGCCGCCGCGGCGCGCAGCCAGGCCATGATCGATGCGCCGGCCACGCCAGCGCGGCGCATCCGCGCGCCGATCGCGCTGCATCCGCTGCCTGCCCAAGGCGCCGCGCCCGCGAGCCTCGACGAACTGCGGGCCGCCGCGCACGCCTGCCGCGCCTGCCCGATCGGCGCACTCGCCACGCAGGCGGTCTGCGGCGAGGGGCCGCACGCGCCAAGCCACATGCTCGTCGGCGAACAGCCGGGCGACCAGGAAGACCTGGCCGGCCGTCCTTTCGTCGGTCCGGCCGGCCAGCTGCTCGACCGCGCGATGGCGCAGCTCGGCTGGGCGCGCGAGGGCGTCTACCTCGCCAATGCGGTCAAGCACTTCAAGTACGAACTGCGCGGCAAGCGCCGCATCCACAAGACCGCGGGCCAGCGCGAGGCCGAGGCCTGCGCGCACTGGCTCGAGCACGAGATCGCCCTCGTGCAGCCGCAGGCGCTGGTCGCGCTCGGCGCCACGGCCGCGCGAACGCTGCTCGGCCGGCCGGTGGCGGTGCAGGCCGAGCGCGGCGCCTGGCTGCACGAGCGCGCCGACGGCCGGCCGGTGTTCGTCACGCTGCATCCGTCGGCGCTGCTGCGGCTGCCCGAGGGCGAACGCGAGGCCGCCTGTGCGCGCTGGCGCGACGAGCTCGCGCTCGCGCGCGGCACGGTTTCTGCTGCGATCGCCGCATGACACACGATGTTGCTGCTTCCACCGGCGGCGCCGCCACCATGCTCGCGCCACGGCCGCTGACGCCGCAGGCCTTCGCGCCCTTCGGCACCGTGATCGCCGTGCCCGAAGGCGCCGAGGGCCGCGCGATCAACGGCGGCAACGCGCGGCGCTTCGACCTGCTGTCCGACCTGCGGCTCGATGCCGGCGGCGGCCGCCCGATGCTCGCGTTGTTCCGCGCCCAGGCCCGGCGCTTTCCGCACGAGGTCGCCGAGCTGGAGCGGCATGCGCTCGGCAGCCAGGCCTTCGTGCCGCTGGGCATGCGGCGCTTCGTGATCGTGGTGGCGCGCGCGGGCGCTGCACCCGCGGGCGCCGGCGAGCTTGCCGCCTTCGCGACCGACGGCCAGCAGGGCGTGGTGCTTGCACCCGGCACCTGGCATCACGCGCTGCTGGCGGTCGATGCCGGCGATTTCGTCGTGATCGAGCGCGGCGCCGCGGGCGCGATCGATTGCGAGGTGTGCCGGCTGCGCGTGCCGGTGCGCGTCGACGGGCCCTAGCGCGCGGCGATGCGCTGCGCGAGCGCGACCAGCGAGCGGTCCGAGCGCGCGGGGCCGAGCAGCGAGAGGCCGAGGGGCGCACCCTCGCGCCGCGCGAGCGGCATCGAGAGCTGCGGAAAGCCGCTCAGGCCCGCGATGCACAGCATGCGGATCGCGCGGTTGCGGTAGTCCTCGAGTCCGGCCTCGCTTTCGCTGCGCAGCGGCGCGATGTCGGGCATGGTCGGCATCAGCAGCACGCCGTCGTGGCCGAGCAGCGCCGCGAGGTGGGTGCGAAACGCGTTGCGAAAGGCGCGGCCCGCGACGATCTGCGCCTCGGTGACGTCGCGCGACCAGGCGAAGCGCTCGGCCACGCCCGGGCCGAGCGGCGGCGCGAAGCGCTCGATCAGCGGCCCGTCGGTGAGCCAGGCCTCGTGCGCCTGCACATAGCGGAAATTCCAGTACATCGTGTCGAAGGATTCGAGCGCCACGTCCATGCGCTGTGCCTCGCCGAGCACCCCCTGCACATGCGCCGCGGCCTCGGCGAGCGCGGCCGCGGCGGCGGGCACGGCGAGCGACCATGCGTCCTCGGGACGCAGCAGCCGCACGCGCGCCGGCAGCGGCGCCGCATCGGCGCCGAGCAGCACCTCGGCCACGCGCGCGAAGGTGTCGGCGTCACGCGCGAACCAGCCGCAGGTGTCGAGGCTGGGCGCGAGGTCGAGCGTGCCTTCGAGGCTCACGCGGCCGTGCGTGGGCCGCAGGCCGTAGAGGCCGCAGTGGTTGGCCGGCGCGCGCACCGAGCCGCCGGTGTCGGTGCCGAGCGCGAAGTCGCACAGGCCCCAGGACACGGCCGCGGCAGAGCCGGAAGACGATCCGCCCGTGATGCGGTCCTTCGCGGCGCCGTTGAGCGGTGCGCCGAAATGCGCGTTGTTGCCGTTCATGGAGAAGGCCAGCTCGTCGGTCACGGTCTTGCCGACGAAGCGCGCGCCGGCATCCAGCAGCTTCTGCACCGTGGGCGCGGTGCGCGTCTTGATGCC
It encodes the following:
- a CDS encoding putative DNA modification/repair radical SAM protein produces the protein MDLQRKLAILADAAKYDASCASSGSQPRDSVGGRGIGSTEGMGICHSFAPDGRCISLLKVLLTNHCQYDCLYCVNRASSNVPRARFRAEEVVQLTLDFYRRNCIEGLFLSSGIVKSPDHTMEQVVEVARALREDHDFRGYIHLKTIPDASDELIARAGRYADRLSINVEMPTSAGLQALAPEKDESAIRRSMARLRLAIDHTREEARRVVPIRALPGATPAPARPPPFAPAGQSTQMIVGADATDDRGILATSATLYGAYRLRRVYYSAFSPIPDAARALPLAAPPLLREHRLYQADWLMRFYGFGHEEIVAAPDGLLRLDVDPKMAWALAHAERFPVDLNHAPREMLLRVPGLGVKAVERLLQARRVRRVRADDLRRLHVPARKVLPFVVADGHRPAASAMAQAAAAAAPAARPAQAALF
- a CDS encoding UdgX family uracil-DNA binding protein (This protein belongs to the uracil DNA glycosylase superfamily, members of which act in excision repair of DNA. However, it belongs more specifically to UdgX branch, whose founding member was found to bind uracil in DNA (where it does not belong), without cleaving it, appears to promote DNA repair by a pathway involving RecA, rather than base excision.) gives rise to the protein MRVRLGDPVDLDAFRRHARQLLARGVPPGEVEWIEAGADGLFGEAACGAETAAPAAAGARQPSVPASFLALCADVILHREAQRFDLLYRLLWRLAHEPALRHDPLDAEMLRARRMAKAVHHDIHKMRAFVRFTRVVDADGLERHVAWFEPAHRIVEANAPFFARRFAQMRWAILTPGRCVEWDGRALAFREGADRAERPPPDAGERLWLTYYEHIFNPARLKIAMMRREMPRRYWHNLPEAALIQPLAEAAAARSQAMIDAPATPARRIRAPIALHPLPAQGAAPASLDELRAAAHACRACPIGALATQAVCGEGPHAPSHMLVGEQPGDQEDLAGRPFVGPAGQLLDRAMAQLGWAREGVYLANAVKHFKYELRGKRRIHKTAGQREAEACAHWLEHEIALVQPQALVALGATAARTLLGRPVAVQAERGAWLHERADGRPVFVTLHPSALLRLPEGEREAACARWRDELALARGTVSAAIAA
- a CDS encoding ureidoglycolate lyase — encoded protein: MTHDVAASTGGAATMLAPRPLTPQAFAPFGTVIAVPEGAEGRAINGGNARRFDLLSDLRLDAGGGRPMLALFRAQARRFPHEVAELERHALGSQAFVPLGMRRFVIVVARAGAAPAGAGELAAFATDGQQGVVLAPGTWHHALLAVDAGDFVVIERGAAGAIDCEVCRLRVPVRVDGP
- a CDS encoding amidase; the encoded protein is MPLHDPAHAFVPYPDAPVPHAPTGPLADLSFAAKDLFDVAGYPTSGGSPIVLAMSGIKTRTAPTVQKLLDAGARFVGKTVTDELAFSMNGNNAHFGAPLNGAAKDRITGGSSSGSAAAVSWGLCDFALGTDTGGSVRAPANHCGLYGLRPTHGRVSLEGTLDLAPSLDTCGWFARDADTFARVAEVLLGADAAPLPARVRLLRPEDAWSLAVPAAAAALAEAAAHVQGVLGEAQRMDVALESFDTMYWNFRYVQAHEAWLTDGPLIERFAPPLGPGVAERFAWSRDVTEAQIVAGRAFRNAFRTHLAALLGHDGVLLMPTMPDIAPLRSESEAGLEDYRNRAIRMLCIAGLSGFPQLSMPLARREGAPLGLSLLGPARSDRSLVALAQRIAAR